One segment of Natranaeroarchaeum aerophilus DNA contains the following:
- a CDS encoding [LysW]-lysine hydrolase, giving the protein MTAAVESSASEAARELLVDLVSIPSPTGEEREAAERLAAFFEAHDREVWIDEVGNVRAPADDSVLLTSHIDTVPGDIPVRVEEGEDGEVLWGRGSVDATGALAAMAVAAVETGVSFLGVVGEEVDSRGSRFAIDDRDAVPETVINGEPSGWDGVTLGYRGLLAGTYVATSESGHSSRPENNAIQDAIAWWSNIEDEFEADEWEPVFERVTPKPTEMDGGLTDDGLSVEATMDVQLRIPPELSVEEVREIADGYLDGMGSVHWKDKVEPVMESPRTGIARAFRVSIRNAGGDPRLLRKTGTSDMNVFADHWDCQIVSYGPGDSDLDHAPNEHLSLAEYDRSIDVLESVTERLMGEHE; this is encoded by the coding sequence ATGACTGCAGCTGTCGAATCCAGCGCGAGCGAGGCGGCCCGCGAACTGCTCGTCGATCTGGTGAGCATCCCATCGCCGACTGGCGAGGAGCGAGAGGCCGCAGAGCGACTCGCCGCCTTCTTCGAGGCCCACGACCGCGAAGTCTGGATCGACGAGGTCGGCAACGTCCGTGCACCCGCCGACGACTCCGTACTGCTGACCTCCCACATCGACACCGTTCCGGGCGACATCCCGGTACGGGTCGAGGAAGGTGAGGACGGCGAAGTGCTGTGGGGCCGCGGGAGTGTCGACGCAACCGGTGCGCTCGCCGCGATGGCAGTCGCCGCCGTCGAAACTGGCGTCAGCTTTCTGGGCGTCGTCGGCGAGGAGGTCGACTCCCGCGGCTCGCGTTTCGCGATCGATGACCGGGACGCCGTCCCGGAAACCGTGATCAACGGCGAGCCAAGCGGCTGGGACGGCGTCACGCTCGGGTACCGTGGGCTGCTCGCCGGAACCTACGTCGCAACCAGCGAGTCAGGGCACAGTTCCCGTCCCGAGAACAACGCCATTCAGGACGCGATTGCCTGGTGGTCGAACATCGAAGACGAGTTCGAGGCCGACGAGTGGGAGCCAGTGTTCGAGCGGGTGACGCCGAAGCCGACCGAGATGGACGGGGGACTGACCGATGACGGGCTCTCAGTCGAGGCGACGATGGACGTACAGCTTCGGATCCCGCCGGAGCTCTCCGTCGAAGAGGTCCGCGAGATCGCCGACGGCTATCTCGATGGCATGGGCTCGGTCCACTGGAAGGACAAGGTCGAACCGGTGATGGAGAGCCCACGGACCGGGATCGCACGTGCGTTCCGCGTTTCTATCCGGAACGCTGGTGGCGATCCACGCCTGCTCAGAAAGACCGGCACGAGCGATATGAACGTTTTTGCGGACCACTGGGACTGTCAGATCGTCTCATACGGTCCCGGCGACTCCGATCTCGATCATGCGCCGAACGAGCACCTGTCGCTTGCGGAGTACGACCGCTCGATCGACGTGCTCGAATCGGTCACTGAACGCCTCATGGGTGAGCACGAATGA
- a CDS encoding helix-turn-helix domain-containing protein, translating to MSDTRDPDMRQLMEAAEPDFTVVMSCVFGVNEHVTRTYIRLLDQPGSTVEELADALDRDRSNVNRALTTLLDLGLATRERRLLDSGGYVYQYKAVPLPEAKEMLKEGLDAWAEQVHGVIEEFEEERGG from the coding sequence ATGAGCGATACCCGCGACCCGGATATGCGGCAACTGATGGAAGCCGCGGAGCCTGACTTTACCGTCGTGATGTCCTGTGTCTTCGGCGTCAACGAGCATGTGACGCGGACGTACATCCGGCTCCTCGACCAGCCCGGAAGCACCGTCGAGGAGCTCGCCGACGCGCTGGATCGGGACCGGAGCAACGTCAACCGGGCGCTGACGACGCTGCTCGATCTGGGGCTGGCGACCCGTGAGCGCCGATTGCTAGACTCCGGTGGGTACGTCTACCAGTACAAGGCCGTCCCACTACCGGAGGCCAAGGAGATGTTGAAGGAGGGGCTCGACGCGTGGGCCGAGCAGGTCCACGGTGTCATCGAAGAGTTCGAGGAGGAGCGCGGGGGTTAA
- the argF gene encoding ornithine carbamoyltransferase has translation MSPRHFLDVDDLTRTELETVLDVASEYKGEYEDGFDHDDFDQQTLGMLFQKPSTRTRVSFETGMTQLGGHAVFLGESDIQLGRGEPLKDTSRALSRYVDVLMARVFKHANIEELARYADVPVINGLTDDAHPCQTLADLLTIREHCGDLDDVTAAWVGDGNNVAQSFALGCALTGVDLTVATPEGYGIDDDVVERAADLGGEPTITTDPAAAVEDADVVYTDVWISMGQEDERDVRMSDFEGFQVNEDLLDAADDPIVMHCLPAHRGEEITGDVIESDASVVWDQAENRLHAQKGLMVWLDEQAK, from the coding sequence ATGAGTCCACGACATTTCCTCGACGTAGACGACCTGACACGCACTGAACTGGAGACCGTCCTTGACGTCGCCAGCGAGTACAAAGGCGAGTACGAAGACGGTTTCGACCACGACGACTTCGACCAGCAGACGCTCGGTATGCTGTTCCAGAAGCCAAGCACACGCACCCGGGTTTCCTTCGAGACCGGCATGACCCAGCTCGGCGGCCACGCCGTCTTCCTCGGTGAGAGCGATATCCAGCTGGGTCGGGGCGAGCCGCTCAAGGACACCTCGCGGGCGCTCTCGCGATACGTCGACGTCCTGATGGCCCGTGTGTTCAAACACGCCAACATCGAGGAGCTGGCCCGCTACGCAGATGTCCCAGTTATAAACGGACTGACTGACGACGCACATCCCTGTCAGACGCTCGCGGATCTGCTGACGATCCGGGAACACTGCGGCGATCTGGACGACGTCACTGCGGCGTGGGTCGGCGACGGCAACAACGTCGCCCAGTCGTTCGCGCTCGGCTGTGCGCTCACCGGTGTCGACCTCACCGTCGCCACACCAGAGGGGTACGGTATCGACGACGATGTCGTCGAGCGGGCCGCCGACCTGGGCGGAGAGCCGACGATCACGACCGATCCCGCCGCGGCGGTCGAGGATGCGGATGTGGTCTACACCGACGTCTGGATCAGCATGGGTCAGGAAGACGAACGCGATGTCCGGATGAGCGACTTCGAGGGATTCCAGGTGAACGAGGACCTGCTAGACGCGGCCGATGATCCGATTGTCATGCACTGTCTGCCCGCCCACCGCGGCGAGGAGATTACCGGCGACGTCATCGAGAGCGATGCCTCGGTGGTGTGGGATCAGGCGGAGAACCGCCTGCACGCCCAGAAAGGATTGATGGTGTGGCTGGACGAACAGGCCAAGTGA
- the hjc gene encoding Holliday junction resolvase Hjc: MSNAKGDRRERELVNELDAAGFAVMRAPASGSATDRELPDVLAGDGDSFYAVEAKSSAGDPIYLTGEEVEALVYFSQNFGAKPRIGVRFDREDWYFFHPADLYTTDGGNYRVKKETALADGTDFDELTGHSSQARLDDVDS, from the coding sequence ATGTCGAACGCGAAGGGCGACAGGCGAGAGCGAGAACTCGTAAACGAACTCGACGCGGCCGGATTCGCCGTGATGCGTGCTCCGGCGAGCGGGAGCGCCACCGATCGGGAGCTACCGGACGTACTCGCGGGGGACGGCGACTCCTTCTACGCGGTCGAGGCAAAATCCAGCGCCGGAGATCCGATCTACCTGACCGGCGAGGAGGTCGAGGCGCTGGTGTACTTCTCCCAGAACTTCGGCGCGAAGCCCCGGATCGGCGTCCGCTTCGATCGGGAGGACTGGTACTTTTTCCACCCTGCCGATCTGTACACGACTGACGGCGGCAACTACCGGGTCAAAAAGGAGACCGCACTCGCCGACGGGACGGATTTCGACGAACTGACCGGCCACTCCAGTCAGGCGCGCCTCGACGACGTGGATAGTTGA